A stretch of Treponema vincentii F0403 DNA encodes these proteins:
- a CDS encoding vWA domain-containing protein yields the protein MLKLRSVLFIFAFCIISVTSFAGERTIPVDVFLMIDKSKSMNEPGKFDSLHKWVRDTLVTEMLIPEDWITIWEFYEKPHELQTLIIKNENDRNALIKTIDGITPDGAFTDIGSALDSIQISLNKRGKNNRYKILLLVTDLEQDAPWTSKYRGKQESFKSPYLAEARIIKHDNWYEITLDMDIQDKVVKTTKELYTDIIDNKGTPRSNDDQNKVLITEEKN from the coding sequence ATGTTGAAATTAAGATCCGTTCTTTTTATTTTTGCTTTCTGTATTATTTCAGTTACATCTTTTGCCGGTGAGAGAACCATTCCCGTCGATGTTTTTTTAATGATCGATAAATCAAAATCGATGAATGAACCCGGAAAATTTGACAGCTTGCATAAATGGGTACGCGATACGCTTGTTACCGAAATGCTGATACCGGAGGATTGGATTACCATTTGGGAATTTTATGAAAAACCGCATGAATTGCAAACATTAATTATCAAAAATGAAAATGACCGGAATGCATTGATAAAAACAATTGACGGTATTACTCCCGACGGCGCATTTACCGACATCGGCAGTGCACTTGATTCAATTCAAATTTCATTAAATAAACGCGGAAAAAACAATCGATATAAAATTTTGCTGCTGGTAACGGATCTTGAACAAGATGCTCCGTGGACATCAAAATACCGCGGAAAACAGGAATCATTTAAAAGTCCGTATCTTGCCGAAGCGCGTATTATCAAACATGATAATTGGTACGAAATAACACTGGATATGGATATTCAAGATAAAGTCGTCAAAACAACGAAAGAATTATATACGGATATTATTGATAATAAAGGAACTCCGCGCAGTAACGATGATCAAAATAAAGTGCTTATAACTGAAGAGAAAAACTAA
- a CDS encoding pallilysin-related adhesin: MKKLFYAVCIAAVPLIIGLLAYQRILRQRMQVIPQSAQTIIPVAPQSQQQENSSDEHIPESSQSVITLLSDEILVDDIPVDVNGDNKEDKIIAAKKLSDQFIYLLIFLQDNETQALTRTAEIKTEATHAKTLSVDTLTVREYRYPIIAYSGMNADNMQVFGMYALEIDNEKITNINSLAGIQADGQIILKNEQDDSISDYTISAYYSDIDAPNTLNQIEKQYTWNDKKGIFEQTKEIKIPGNRIESQFLKKFQTGDSNSFQEFLEGLWYQPSARKDQNRSIFFNRSENEIIFSVNNIQELFTIDSVTPRRFGIYFSTKNASISSIHRRIDIELLGIDEVRIRVIDDIARLKIGVASNWDGTYRKINNTVRESQRNTALDNIKKLLTADGKTWNSTEGYSLSFSDNSYRLLQDTVRNSGWYTILQIQDNTVLQLKDTENRERFFSLVFDNADKRLNLMEVSVSVSGITPIGNSPLIFE; this comes from the coding sequence ATGAAAAAATTATTTTATGCAGTTTGTATTGCTGCTGTTCCCCTCATTATCGGCTTGTTGGCATATCAGCGTATCCTTCGTCAACGGATGCAGGTAATACCACAAAGTGCTCAAACGATTATTCCGGTAGCACCGCAGTCGCAACAACAAGAAAATTCTTCTGACGAACATATACCGGAAAGTTCACAATCGGTTATCACGTTGCTGAGCGATGAAATACTTGTCGATGATATACCGGTTGACGTCAACGGTGATAACAAAGAAGATAAAATTATTGCGGCAAAGAAATTATCCGATCAATTCATCTATCTTTTGATATTTTTGCAGGATAATGAAACACAGGCTCTTACCAGAACGGCAGAAATAAAAACGGAAGCGACGCATGCAAAAACACTGTCCGTTGATACCTTGACGGTGCGGGAATACCGCTATCCTATTATTGCATATAGCGGAATGAATGCCGATAATATGCAAGTTTTCGGAATGTATGCATTGGAAATCGATAACGAAAAAATAACGAATATTAATTCTTTAGCAGGTATACAAGCTGACGGCCAAATTATACTAAAAAACGAACAGGATGATTCGATTTCCGATTATACAATATCCGCATATTATTCCGATATCGATGCGCCTAATACGCTTAATCAAATAGAAAAGCAGTATACATGGAATGACAAAAAAGGAATTTTTGAGCAAACGAAAGAGATAAAGATTCCCGGAAATAGAATTGAAAGTCAATTTCTTAAAAAATTTCAAACGGGAGATAGTAATTCTTTTCAAGAATTTCTTGAAGGTCTTTGGTATCAACCGAGTGCACGAAAAGATCAAAACCGGAGTATCTTTTTTAACCGTTCGGAAAATGAAATTATTTTTTCCGTTAATAATATTCAAGAGCTGTTTACCATCGATTCGGTTACACCGCGCAGATTCGGCATCTATTTTTCTACAAAAAATGCATCAATTTCGAGTATCCATCGGCGTATCGATATTGAATTACTCGGGATCGATGAAGTACGTATACGGGTTATCGACGATATTGCACGTTTAAAAATAGGAGTTGCATCGAATTGGGACGGAACATACCGAAAAATAAATAATACCGTCCGTGAATCGCAAAGAAACACTGCGCTTGATAATATAAAAAAATTATTAACGGCGGATGGAAAAACATGGAATAGTACCGAAGGATATTCCTTATCTTTTTCGGATAATTCATATCGATTACTGCAAGATACGGTACGGAATTCAGGCTGGTATACGATTTTACAGATACAAGATAATACTGTTTTACAGCTTAAAGACACGGAAAATAGAGAGCGTTTTTTCAGCCTTGTATTTGATAATGCCGACAAACGGCTGAATTTAATGGAAGTTTCAGTTAGTGTGAGCGGCATTACTCCGATTGGAAATTCGCCGCTAATATTTGAATAA